One window of the Corynebacterium glutamicum ATCC 13032 genome contains the following:
- the coaBC gene encoding bifunctional phosphopantothenoylcysteine decarboxylase/phosphopantothenate--cysteine ligase CoaBC: MTHVSSPSAPRNVVVGVAGGIAAYKACHIVRAFKEAGDNVRVVPTESALKFVGKATFEALSGNPVSTTVFDAVDSVQHVKVGQEADLIVIAPATADLMARVVAGRGDDLLAATLLVATCPVVIAPAMHTEMWFNPATVANVATLRQRGITVIEPAHGRLTGKDTGPGRLPDPEQIVDLANAVHAGARLPQDLAGKKVLITAGGTHEHIDPVRFIGNSSSGRQGFALGEIAAQRGAHVSIVAGNAAELPTPAGAEIVPVVSTQDMFDAVQERAGQSDFIVMAAAVADFTPASQATSKLKKGSDSDEDALSTISLVENPDILATTVKRREAGELDSNPVIVGFAAETGDEHTTALEYARKKLQKKGCDLLMCNEVGMGKVFGQKHNEGWILDAHGGVVDVEHGSKIEVAAQIWDAALAYREV; encoded by the coding sequence ATGACTCATGTTTCAAGCCCCTCCGCACCCCGCAACGTGGTTGTTGGTGTTGCCGGCGGAATCGCAGCGTACAAGGCGTGTCACATCGTGCGCGCGTTTAAAGAAGCGGGCGATAATGTGCGGGTGGTTCCTACGGAATCCGCGTTGAAGTTTGTGGGGAAGGCGACGTTTGAAGCGTTGTCTGGCAATCCGGTGTCTACAACGGTGTTTGATGCGGTGGATTCGGTGCAGCATGTGAAAGTTGGCCAGGAGGCTGATTTGATCGTGATTGCGCCGGCGACAGCCGATTTGATGGCGCGTGTGGTGGCAGGTCGCGGTGACGATCTGTTGGCGGCGACGCTGCTGGTGGCAACGTGCCCCGTGGTTATTGCGCCGGCCATGCATACGGAGATGTGGTTTAATCCGGCTACCGTAGCCAATGTGGCAACGCTGAGGCAGCGGGGGATTACCGTGATTGAGCCTGCGCATGGTCGACTCACCGGTAAAGATACAGGCCCTGGCCGGCTGCCGGATCCAGAGCAGATTGTTGATTTAGCCAATGCGGTGCACGCCGGGGCGAGGTTGCCTCAGGATTTGGCGGGCAAGAAAGTGCTGATCACTGCTGGTGGCACGCATGAGCATATTGATCCTGTGCGCTTTATTGGCAATAGTTCCTCGGGCCGTCAAGGTTTTGCGTTGGGTGAAATCGCAGCACAGCGAGGTGCTCATGTCAGCATCGTGGCGGGAAATGCTGCGGAGCTGCCCACTCCGGCAGGCGCAGAGATCGTGCCGGTGGTGTCCACACAAGACATGTTTGATGCAGTCCAGGAACGAGCTGGCCAATCTGATTTCATCGTCATGGCGGCAGCGGTAGCTGATTTCACGCCCGCATCGCAGGCGACATCGAAGTTGAAGAAGGGCTCAGATTCTGATGAAGACGCATTGAGCACCATCTCGTTGGTGGAAAACCCGGATATTTTGGCTACCACGGTGAAGCGTCGTGAAGCAGGAGAGCTGGACAGTAATCCTGTCATCGTGGGTTTTGCTGCGGAAACTGGAGACGAGCACACCACCGCCTTGGAGTATGCGCGCAAGAAACTGCAGAAGAAGGGCTGCGACCTCCTCATGTGTAATGAGGTGGGCATGGGCAAAGTGTTTGGGCAAAAGCACAATGAGGGCTGGATTTTGGATGCTCACGGTGGGGTAGTCGATGTGGAGCACGGCAGCAAAATCGAGGTTGCTGCGCAAATTTGGGACGCGGCACTGGCGTATCGCGAAGTCTAG
- a CDS encoding primosomal protein N' has translation MAKTRVPAPEKSVARVLPLLGLPHLDRLFDYRISEDQHDDVQPGVRVRVRFGGRLVDAIVMSRTAQTSHEGKLMWLDRVISPIVVYPPQTAKLIEQLSDRYGGVRSDLIRSALPARHAGAEEADTSTSWESLGEVKEPDLSSWSAYQHGQSFVDAVLAGTTARASWQIAPGDDWALALASLAVKVVKDGGGALLVVPDQRDLDRLEAALRGLVAAKQITVLNSGLGPQARYRRFLSVLSGQGRLIIGTRSAAFAPVKDLKLAVILNDGDDNLVDPRAPYAHAREVLTTRSSLEASSLIIAGHARTAETQLLVESGWMHNLIAPRDTIRTRMPRIQAVGDSDFQMERDPMARSARLPGIAFHAVRSALERDQPALIQVPRKGYVPTLACGNCRTPARCRHCNGPVGLPQGSSDLAGVPTCRWCGRPDSRFKCQNCGSPKLRAVVLGTERTAEELGRAFPSVRVITSGGNKVVDSVENRASIVVSTPGAEPFVANSPERPEKSEKPEHKGAYGALLLLDTWALMGRQDLRAMEDALHKWAAAATLVHSHLHQGQVIVVADPSFPAVQSLIRWDMAGAAAQELASRREVMFPPSVHMAAIDGATAALESFLDLAELPDHAEVLGPVDLPPGVSLPGEYDEQRFGPPQRLLIRTPLGPRSELGRALRSAQVARAVRKNDLPLRIQMDPIHIG, from the coding sequence ATGGCAAAAACCCGCGTCCCCGCTCCTGAAAAGTCGGTGGCGCGGGTTTTACCTCTTTTGGGGTTACCTCACCTGGATCGACTGTTTGATTACCGCATCAGCGAAGACCAACACGATGATGTGCAACCTGGCGTGCGGGTGCGCGTGCGTTTTGGTGGACGTTTAGTTGATGCCATCGTGATGTCACGCACCGCGCAAACCTCGCACGAGGGAAAGCTGATGTGGCTGGATCGGGTGATTTCGCCGATCGTGGTGTATCCACCTCAAACAGCAAAGCTAATTGAGCAACTCAGTGATCGCTATGGCGGGGTACGTTCGGATCTCATCCGTTCGGCGCTACCGGCGCGGCATGCTGGGGCAGAAGAGGCAGATACCTCCACGTCGTGGGAGTCATTGGGTGAGGTTAAAGAACCCGATTTATCGTCGTGGTCTGCGTATCAGCATGGTCAATCATTTGTTGACGCCGTCTTGGCGGGAACAACTGCGCGGGCGTCATGGCAGATTGCTCCCGGAGATGATTGGGCGCTGGCTTTGGCTTCTTTGGCGGTCAAGGTTGTCAAAGACGGCGGCGGAGCGCTTCTCGTAGTGCCTGATCAGCGCGATCTCGACCGCTTGGAAGCTGCGCTTCGAGGTTTGGTTGCGGCGAAACAAATCACTGTGCTTAATTCAGGTCTTGGTCCGCAGGCACGATATCGGCGTTTCCTATCGGTACTCAGTGGGCAGGGACGACTGATTATTGGAACCAGAAGTGCCGCTTTTGCACCCGTGAAGGATCTGAAACTGGCCGTCATTTTAAATGATGGCGACGACAACCTCGTTGATCCTAGAGCGCCCTATGCCCACGCCAGGGAAGTGCTGACCACGCGTTCCAGTTTGGAAGCAAGCTCCTTGATTATTGCGGGACATGCGCGGACCGCGGAAACCCAATTGCTGGTGGAATCGGGATGGATGCACAATCTCATCGCACCGAGGGATACCATTCGCACTAGGATGCCGCGTATTCAGGCAGTGGGCGATTCCGATTTCCAGATGGAACGCGATCCAATGGCCCGATCAGCGCGGCTGCCTGGCATTGCGTTTCATGCGGTGCGCAGCGCCTTAGAACGTGATCAACCAGCGCTTATCCAGGTACCAAGGAAAGGCTACGTGCCAACCTTGGCGTGTGGAAACTGCCGCACCCCAGCGCGGTGCCGGCACTGTAATGGGCCTGTGGGACTTCCCCAGGGAAGCTCTGATCTAGCGGGAGTGCCCACTTGCCGATGGTGCGGACGCCCTGATTCGCGGTTTAAGTGCCAAAACTGCGGCTCTCCAAAACTGCGTGCTGTGGTGCTGGGAACGGAACGCACAGCAGAAGAACTGGGCCGCGCGTTCCCGTCTGTGCGGGTAATTACCTCTGGTGGCAACAAGGTGGTGGATTCGGTGGAAAACCGAGCCAGCATTGTGGTGTCCACGCCAGGTGCAGAACCTTTTGTGGCCAACTCGCCGGAGAGACCAGAGAAATCGGAGAAACCAGAGCACAAGGGCGCTTACGGTGCCTTGTTATTGCTGGATACCTGGGCGTTGATGGGTCGGCAAGATCTGCGCGCCATGGAGGACGCGCTGCACAAGTGGGCAGCGGCGGCCACGCTGGTGCATTCTCATCTGCACCAGGGTCAAGTCATCGTGGTTGCAGATCCATCGTTTCCTGCTGTGCAATCGTTGATTCGGTGGGATATGGCAGGTGCTGCAGCGCAAGAGTTGGCTAGCCGACGCGAGGTTATGTTCCCGCCTTCTGTACACATGGCAGCAATCGATGGGGCTACCGCTGCATTGGAAAGTTTCTTGGATTTGGCGGAGCTTCCCGATCATGCTGAAGTCCTCGGCCCTGTTGATCTGCCACCGGGTGTGAGTTTGCCTGGTGAATATGATGAGCAGCGCTTTGGTCCGCCGCAGCGCCTTCTCATCAGAACTCCATTGGGACCGCGGTCTGAGTTGGGTAGAGCGCTGCGCTCAGCCCAGGTGGCGCGTGCGGTGAGGAAGAATGATTTGCCGTTGCGTATTCAGATGGATCCGATTCACATCGGATAA
- the gmk gene encoding guanylate kinase produces the protein MSGDNQLGRLVILAGPSAVGKSTVVDRLRNDVPNLYFSVSMTTRAPRPGEVDGRDYFYVTAQEFQDKIDCGEMLEWADIHGGLQRSGTPAGPVNEARQNGRPVLVEVDLAGARNIASLIPDAETIFLAPPSWEVLVERLTGRGTESEDVIARRLETAREELAAQSEFKHVIINDDVDTAVKAIEDVLLGA, from the coding sequence GTGTCGGGCGATAACCAACTAGGACGGCTCGTAATTCTTGCGGGCCCCTCAGCGGTCGGTAAATCGACTGTGGTTGATCGCCTCCGCAATGACGTTCCAAACCTGTATTTCAGTGTGTCGATGACCACTAGGGCACCTCGTCCTGGTGAAGTCGATGGACGTGACTACTTCTATGTCACTGCACAGGAATTTCAGGACAAAATCGACTGTGGAGAGATGCTTGAATGGGCAGATATCCACGGCGGTTTGCAGCGTTCAGGCACTCCAGCAGGTCCCGTCAATGAGGCTCGCCAAAATGGTCGGCCAGTATTGGTTGAGGTTGATCTTGCAGGAGCCCGAAACATCGCTAGCTTAATTCCAGATGCAGAAACCATCTTCCTTGCTCCACCTTCATGGGAAGTTTTGGTTGAACGCCTCACTGGACGTGGCACCGAAAGCGAAGACGTTATTGCTCGCAGGCTCGAGACCGCACGCGAAGAATTGGCTGCTCAGAGCGAATTTAAGCACGTCATTATCAATGATGATGTGGATACAGCCGTCAAGGCTATTGAGGATGTTCTCCTCGGCGCTTAG
- the def gene encoding peptide deformylase, with the protein MAVREVRLFGDPVLVSRADEVVDFDESLSTLIDDMFDTMEDAGGVGLAANQVGVLRRVFVFDTSHQEGGLRGHVINPVWEPLTEDTQTGKEGCLSIPDVSAETTRYETVRLSGQDRDGNPVGFVANGLLARCIQHETDHLDGVLFLKRLDPAERKAAMGVIRASAWFNK; encoded by the coding sequence ATGGCAGTTCGTGAAGTCAGATTATTTGGAGATCCCGTACTTGTGAGTCGGGCAGATGAGGTCGTGGACTTCGATGAATCACTGTCCACCCTGATCGATGACATGTTTGACACCATGGAAGATGCCGGTGGCGTTGGTCTAGCAGCAAACCAGGTGGGTGTTTTAAGGCGCGTGTTCGTGTTTGATACCTCCCACCAGGAGGGTGGATTGCGCGGACATGTGATCAACCCGGTGTGGGAGCCTCTCACTGAGGACACCCAGACTGGCAAAGAGGGCTGTTTGTCCATCCCTGATGTCTCGGCTGAGACCACCCGCTATGAAACGGTTCGGCTGTCTGGCCAGGACCGCGACGGCAATCCAGTGGGGTTTGTGGCCAATGGATTGTTGGCCAGGTGCATCCAACACGAAACTGATCACCTTGATGGCGTGCTGTTTTTGAAGCGCCTTGATCCAGCTGAACGTAAAGCAGCCATGGGCGTTATTCGCGCGTCTGCATGGTTTAACAAATAA
- the metK gene encoding methionine adenosyltransferase, which translates to MAQPTAVRLFTSESVTEGHPDKICDAISDTILDALLEKDPQSRVAVETVVTTGIVHVVGEVRTSAYVEIPQLVRNKLIEIGFNSSEVGFDGRTCGVSVSIGEQSQEIADGVDNSDEARTNGDVEEDDRAGAGDQGLMFGYATNETEEYMPLPIALAHRLSRRLTQVRKEGIVPHLRPDGKTQVTFAYDAQDRPSHLDTVVISTQHDPEVDRAWLETQLREHVIDWVIKDAGIEDLATGEITVLINPSGSFILGGPMGDAGLTGRKIIVDTYGGMARHGGGAFSGKDPSKVDRSAAYAMRWVAKNIVAAGLADRAEVQVAYAIGRAKPVGLYVETFDTNKEGLSDEQIQAAVLEVFDLRPAAIIRELDLLRPIYADTAAYGHFGRTDLDLPWEAIDRVDELRAALKLA; encoded by the coding sequence GTGGCTCAGCCAACCGCCGTCCGTTTGTTCACCAGTGAATCTGTAACTGAGGGACATCCAGACAAAATATGTGATGCTATTTCCGATACCATTTTGGACGCGCTGCTCGAAAAAGATCCGCAGTCGCGCGTCGCAGTGGAAACTGTGGTCACCACCGGAATCGTCCATGTTGTTGGCGAGGTCCGTACCAGCGCTTACGTAGAGATCCCTCAATTAGTCCGCAACAAGCTCATCGAAATCGGATTCAACTCCTCTGAGGTTGGATTCGACGGACGCACCTGTGGCGTCTCAGTATCCATCGGTGAGCAGTCCCAGGAAATCGCTGACGGCGTGGATAACTCCGACGAAGCCCGCACCAACGGCGACGTTGAAGAAGACGACCGCGCAGGTGCTGGCGACCAGGGCCTGATGTTCGGCTACGCCACCAACGAAACCGAAGAGTACATGCCTCTTCCTATCGCGTTGGCGCACCGACTGTCACGTCGTCTGACCCAGGTTCGTAAAGAGGGCATCGTTCCTCACCTGCGTCCAGACGGAAAAACCCAGGTCACCTTCGCATACGATGCGCAAGACCGCCCTAGCCACCTGGATACCGTTGTCATCTCCACCCAGCACGACCCAGAAGTTGACCGTGCATGGTTGGAAACCCAACTGCGCGAACACGTCATTGATTGGGTAATCAAAGACGCAGGCATTGAGGATCTGGCAACCGGTGAGATCACCGTGTTGATCAACCCTTCAGGTTCCTTCATTCTGGGTGGCCCCATGGGTGATGCGGGTCTGACCGGCCGCAAGATCATCGTGGATACCTACGGTGGCATGGCTCGCCATGGTGGTGGAGCATTCTCCGGTAAGGATCCAAGCAAGGTGGACCGCTCTGCTGCATACGCCATGCGTTGGGTAGCAAAGAACATCGTGGCAGCAGGCCTTGCTGATCGCGCTGAAGTTCAGGTTGCATACGCCATTGGACGCGCAAAGCCAGTCGGACTTTACGTTGAAACCTTTGACACCAACAAGGAAGGCCTGAGCGACGAGCAGATTCAGGCTGCCGTGTTGGAGGTCTTTGACCTGCGTCCAGCAGCAATTATCCGTGAGCTTGATCTGCTTCGTCCGATCTACGCTGACACTGCTGCCTACGGCCACTTTGGTCGCACTGATTTGGACCTTCCTTGGGAGGCTATCGACCGCGTTGATGAACTTCGCGCAGCCCTCAAGTTGGCCTAA
- the rpoZ gene encoding DNA-directed RNA polymerase subunit omega, which produces MTNVSNETNATKAVFDPPVGITAPPIDELLDKVTSKYALVIFAAKRARQINSFYHQADEGVFEFIGPLVTPQPGEKPLSIALREINAGLLDHEEG; this is translated from the coding sequence GTGACCAACGTGAGCAACGAGACCAACGCCACCAAGGCCGTCTTCGATCCGCCAGTGGGCATTACCGCTCCTCCGATCGATGAACTGCTGGATAAGGTCACTTCCAAGTACGCCCTCGTGATCTTCGCAGCCAAGCGTGCGCGCCAGATCAACAGCTTCTACCATCAGGCAGATGAGGGAGTATTCGAGTTCATCGGACCATTGGTTACTCCGCAGCCAGGCGAAAAGCCACTTTCTATTGCTCTGCGTGAGATCAATGCAGGTCTGTTGGACCACGAGGAAGGTTAA
- the mihF gene encoding integration host factor, actinobacterial type — translation MALPQLTDEQRKAALAKAAEARKARAELKENLKRGNTNLREVLDKAESDEIIGKTKVSALLEALPKVGKVKAKEIMDELGIAQTRRLRGLGDRQRRALLERFGFED, via the coding sequence GTGGCCCTTCCACAGTTGACTGATGAGCAGCGCAAGGCAGCGCTTGCTAAGGCAGCAGAGGCACGCAAGGCACGCGCAGAGCTCAAAGAGAACCTGAAGCGCGGCAACACTAACCTCAGGGAAGTTCTGGACAAGGCTGAGTCTGACGAGATCATCGGCAAGACCAAGGTCTCCGCTCTCCTCGAGGCTCTCCCTAAGGTTGGCAAGGTCAAGGCAAAGGAGATTATGGACGAGCTGGGCATTGCTCAGACCCGTCGTCTTCGTGGACTGGGTGACCGTCAGCGTCGCGCACTTCTCGAGCGTTTCGGCTTCGAGGATTAA